One genomic region from Lycorma delicatula isolate Av1 chromosome 1, ASM4794821v1, whole genome shotgun sequence encodes:
- the LOC142318507 gene encoding uncharacterized protein LOC142318507, with product MPNPDDEIGNKMLTTDFETQMKQNRCKRGTFKGSITRIKTFVESLDSEKPDLDLVKVKLDHLETTWHKYDEVQTLLELNHETTAIVGVKDSQKTLQSCRVLLDAGSQANFITEDTVQQPINTSTWNIPKFVKLADYHFNTPGNIDILIGSELYLHLMKKGQIKKTENFPVIQETTLGWIVAGKLPSTDENENPPKITSLFINSELNIQNQLKQFWELEEIKTTPRTKEESMCEQHFLENLKRNQDGRFIVRLPRRQNHTTLGDSFDNAHCRFLLLERKLNKVTNLKEDYSNFMKRYLELDHMQVIEQPTRNDALTCNDAFERPYYLPHHAVFKQTSSTTKLRVVFDASAKADNGISLNDTLIVGPTVQQDLISIVLRFRTHVYAMTADIAKMYRQVLVDPRDYDLQRIIWRNSVEEEIGHYQLKTIAYGTASAPFFATRCIIQLANENSKQFPKASEVIRHDFYVDDLQTGADDLTETMQLQDGYGACIYLRSVNTFGNISVKLLCSKSRVAPVKQISIPRLELCGALLMARLLNFVNLALKLTINKIYLWTDSTVVLSWISALPTKWKTFVANRVSEIQDLTDGCVWGHVSTDENPADVLSRGNDAFELQINQLWWYGPSWLNKPSEYWNHKPFDETNLKAEIVQLNFAMYLLHLR from the exons ATGCCTAATCCAGATGATGAAATAGGTAATAAGATGCTTACAACAGATTTTGAAACCCAAATGAAACAAAACAGGTGTAAACGAGGTACATTTAAAGGCTCTATTACGCGCATAAAAACATTTGTAGAGTCTCTAGACTCTGAAAAACCAGATCTTGATTTAGTAAAGGTCAAACTGGATCATTTAGAAACAACTTGGCATAAATATGATGAGGTGCAAACCCTTTTAGAACTTAACCACGAAA CCACTGCTATAGTTGGTGTCAAGGATTCACAAAAAACGCTACAATCTTGCAGGGTGTTGCTTGATGCAGGCTCGCAAGCTAACTTCATTACTGAAGACACGGTTCAGC AACCCATCAATACGAGTACGTGGAACATTCCAAAATTCGTAAAACTTGCGGATTATCATTTTAACACACCCGGTAATATAGACATATTGATAGGATCtgaattgtatttacatttaatgaagaagggtcaAATAAAGAAAACTGAGAACTTCCCAGTCATTCAAGAAACCACATTAGGTTGGATAGTCGCAGGTAAATTACCATCAACAGATGAAAATGAAAACCCGCCTAAGATAACGTCACTATTTATTAATTCAGAACTAAATattcaaaatcagttaaaacaattttGGGAACTGGAGGAGATTAAAACTACTCCTCGCACCAAGGAAGAAAGTATGTGCGAACAGCATTTTCTGGAAAACCTCAAGCGAAATCAAGATGGCAGATTCATTGTTAGATTACCCAGACGACAAAACCATACAACCCTTGGCGATTCTTTCGACAATGCGCATTGCAGATTCTTGTTATTAGAGAGGAAATTAAACAAAGTCACTAATCTTAAGGAGGATTATAGCAATTTTATGAAGAGATATCTTGAACTCGATCACATGCAGGTAATTGAACAACCAACAAGAAACGATGCTTTGACATGCAATGATGCCTTTGAGAGACCATACTATCTACCACATCACGCAGTATTCAAACAAACCAGTAGTACCACCAAACTACGAGTAGTATTCGATGCCTCAGCTAAGGCTGACAATGGAATATCCCTTAACGACACGCTCATAGTAGGTCCGACTGTGCAGCAAGACTTAATATCGATAGTATTACGCTTTAGAACACATGTATACGCTATGACCGCTGACATTGCGAAAATGTATAGGCAAGTACTGGTTGATCCAAGGGATTATGATCTTCAAAGGATTATATGGCGAAATTCTGTTGAAGAAGAAATTGGCCATTACCAACTAAAAACAATAGCATATGGAACAGCATCCGCGCCATTTTTCGCCACAAGATGCATTATACAACTGGCCAACGAAAACTCAAAACAATTTCCTAAGGCTTCTGAAGTGATACGTCATGACTTCTACGTAGATGACTTACAAACTGGTGCTGATGATTTAACTGAGACAATGCAACTGCAAG ATGGTTATGGAGCTTGTATATACTTACGTTCAGTTAACACCTTTGGAAATATATCAGTTAAACTCCTTTGCTCTAAATCGCGGGTGGCTCCAGTAAAACAAATATCTATTCCAAGATTGGAATTATGTGGAGCACTCTTGATGGCAAGGTTGCTTAACTTTGTAAACCTTGCacttaaattaactataaataaaatttatttatggactGATTCTACAGTTGTACTTTCTTGGATATCAGCATTACCAACAAAATGGAAGACCTTCGTAGCAAATCGAGTTTCAGAAATCCAAGACTTAACCGATGGCTGTGTTTGGGGACATGTTTCTACAGATGAAAATCCAGCTGATGTACTTTCTCGTGGAAACGACGCATTTGAATTACAGATCAATCAATTATGGTGGTATGGGCCTTCTTGGCTTAACAAACCGTCAGAATACTGGAATCATAAACCTTTTGATGAAACTAACTTAAAAGCTGAGATTGTTCAATTGAACTTCGCAATGTACCTACTTCATTTGCGGTAA